CAACTCTGCAAATTGCACTGCATTTTTTCGCCACAGTCGATGAATTCCAAAGCTCAAAACATCATTCGCAGTATCATAACGAGATGCAATGGACGCGAACATGCGTTGAACCGCAACACTCATAAAATTTCACACCTGTAACCAATGCTCGTTCTGCGAACTTGCGATAAACAACAAATACCGTTTTCAAAAAGCACAATACTTAACTTAGTTTTTCGAAACGGTATAAAAAAAAGGAGTGTTTGAAATTTTGAGAAACTAAGTCTAGACATCAACGCTGTCTTCTTCGCCAAGATCATCGTCAACATCTATATCGTCTGGCACTTCAGATCCTAAGCCGTTAGAACTCACGCGGGAGCCGTCACTAGCGCCCCCTGCACTTACCGAAAGCGCCAGCACTGCATTGCAGGCAAGTTCAATACAAAGGAGATCGCGAGGACCAAGCTTAATGCGCCTGCGTTCCTCCTCGCTGCGCCCCGAAACTATTCTTAGCCAACTAACTTCATCTCCGCTTAGCGCTCCTTGCGAGCCCCTGGGTTTATCCCTATATAACTTAACCAACACATCCCCCTCTTCGCCTCTTAGAATGATGTTTTCATCCAGCGACTCCACACCATACAAAAAAGCCCTAGAGGTCGCCCACAAACCGCCTACTGCGTCTATTGGTATGAGCAAGTCACAACACCCCAATGACTCATAATCCAATTGCCCATTGACAATCGGTGCATACACCAACCTAAGACCATCAAACTCTGGAATCAGTTGCAATCGACCAAATGACTTAGCAACTGTAAATGTCATTCTGCTCATTTCAAAAAATCCTTTCCAGGGCCGTTAACAACTGTTAACCCCTTCTTTCACACTCTGAAAATTGTTGTGTAATTTAAAGCATTAAATGTTTTACGTCGTTATGTTACATAAAACGTAACTCTTTACAAACTACCTCTTAGATTCCAATTTAACCTGTTTACCTTTATTTTTGGAAACCTGCTTTAAAGGCGAATTTTCCATATTGCGCTTAACATTCGAACCGTCGGTTTTTACTACATTGCTCGCAGCTAAACCAACAGTAGCCACTTTAGCGTCCGACCGGCTTTTAATTGAATTTTTAAGACTGTTATTATCGGATTTATGGGCTTGTTGCTCATTATTATCTGATTTTGACTCAAATGTCTTCACATGCGCCCCACCACGTCGCCTTGCCTTTATGAGATTAAACCGAAAGCTACTCCCCACGCCTGTCAATTGATCCCCCTCGCCCTTAGCGCTCGTCGGCTGCACCGCACCGGTTAAACCCTCGCCATCTCTTAGACTATTTTCCTCATCCTCTTGATATCCCTCTCTTTCCTTCTCCGTTTCCGCCCTTTCCACTGAGAGAATTTGCTCATCAACCCATTCAGCTAAAGCAATTTCATCCGCCTCCACTGACTCGTAACGAACCAAGTAATTTCTACCCTCCCATGCCGGCGGTAAATCGCTATTAAACCACAAGGCGCGCCCCTTGCGCATCCGCCCATCACCTAAATCGAACCACGCTAATCCCTTCTCAACTGACATCTCATGTTTAAGCTCCTCCGCACTTACCAAATCCTCCTCGTCCTCCGCCAGCGTAATGCCTTCTCGCAAACCGTCTGCGCTGCGCTTATTTACCTGCACATTTTTCGTCCATTCCCTAGCATTAAAACTAGTGGAGATGGCCGAGCTAATGCTTTTCTTTGTCGTCGTAACTTTACCTATCCACTCGCACATATCCATCGCAGTTCTATTGTCTCCAACGCGCATGATGACTTTTAAATTCACATTAGCCAGAACGCGCTCATAGAATTGCTCAGATAGTCCCATGGATGTGTCTGTTAATCCTCCAACTGATTGCGCGCCAAAAAGCAAGGCGAAGCGCCCCTTGCGCGCCAACTCAAATAAATTGGCCCAGGTAGATCCAAAAGTCGATGCCCCCTCATCGATGATGACCATATGCGGATCCTCGAGAGTGTACGACCTGTTCGACGTAATTTCACCAATAGATACCTCCAGATCTTCTCTAAAAACTTTTACCATGCGCGCAGCACTCTCGGCTTCTTCCAAACGAGGCAACATGTAGTAAATCATCTTTCCACGCAAAATCGCATCAGTGAGGGACAAATCAGCTCTCGGCGCACAAAACATTTCGCCCGCTTCTGAATTGGAAATCGAATGCAATTCTGAGGATATACCACGTAAGTTATCGGTTAGACTTAAGGCATCTAACTTACCCTTGCCGCTTCTGTAACTACCCGCTA
Above is a window of Deltaproteobacteria bacterium DNA encoding:
- a CDS encoding TraM recognition domain-containing protein codes for the protein MARAYDKKDLTNEREVRRRNILTFARSAALAMAIVCFSSFGSELASGSLFIIGGLGPAVALAIYASVVGSYNYLERERKKESERRGGKVVLGHPPNRYAFQRELKRCRKEKKAMIDRYLVGFEVDSGEPIWINDEDLCTHAAVFAKTGVGKTLWLESLMFQQMLRGRASGFTFIDAKRDMSTLADIIIMAMITGRIEDLIVVDPFDPVCCYNFVYTAQRADVKARKVLRCGLPPTSDQSTTKHYDRLAADAVYRVVRAMESLGLAWSVRDVAVALSAFSVAYPRLRGLLHERGAKQAMVELGHLAGSYRSGKGKLDALSLTDNLRGISSELHSISNSEAGEMFCAPRADLSLTDAILRGKMIYYMLPRLEEAESAARMVKVFREDLEVSIGEITSNRSYTLEDPHMVIIDEGASTFGSTWANLFELARKGRFALLFGAQSVGGLTDTSMGLSEQFYERVLANVNLKVIMRVGDNRTAMDMCEWIGKVTTTKKSISSAISTSFNAREWTKNVQVNKRSADGLREGITLAEDEEDLVSAEELKHEMSVEKGLAWFDLGDGRMRKGRALWFNSDLPPAWEGRNYLVRYESVEADEIALAEWVDEQILSVERAETEKEREGYQEDEENSLRDGEGLTGAVQPTSAKGEGDQLTGVGSSFRFNLIKARRRGGAHVKTFESKSDNNEQQAHKSDNNSLKNSIKSRSDAKVATVGLAASNVVKTDGSNVKRNMENSPLKQVSKNKGKQVKLESKR